The proteins below are encoded in one region of Diorhabda carinulata isolate Delta chromosome 3, icDioCari1.1, whole genome shotgun sequence:
- the LOC130891951 gene encoding histone acetyltransferase KAT2A isoform X1, with translation MLCFLPSADINSTMSDQVTDPADPSGSNTKDQTGQKTLNFQGKTDQYASRLINLQRIQQKKQAVLSLPYNKKLLKLAVYSKCQAEKCDCIGWKRVDSNQQNPTFTDPCRCEHLLEMHISHLVDKPEQELNRLLSMVVDVDNMYTAMSKEENQETHKVYLYLFRLLRKCVLTLDKPVVEGPLGQPPFQKPSIHKAVTNLLIYKFSHISQQELKTMYELVKILFHCLNTWDFPCPSSQKHIVSQEEAMKYKIEYTRWLVFCYVPTFCDSLQHFDTTMVFGRTLLRAIFKYIRKQIMDQFYRERDTMPSDRRQFLLTNFPPFLSQLDEEIYASNSPIWDPDFKSTSLHFQSLLDSRLRGGAGTSKKTEFEKVTLGHSDREGFTTSSLNTTKTARTSEMPIREAKRRKFASEDHFEDIPKETVAEIIATIDDPNYMTGPDMVFSEDASATDEIPKLEEQQNIIQLHVVGNSLTKPVAKQTMLWLIGLQNVFSHQLPRMPIEYITQLLFDPKHRTIALIQDNRPIGGICFRPFQTQGFTEIVFCAVTSIKQVKGYGTHLMNHLKDYHISKGILHFLTFADENATGYFEKQGFSKDIKLNRAVYQGYIKDYVGATLMHCELNPKIVYTEFTSMVRKQKKFVKQLIYQQQNNVSKVHPGLTFFKEGVRSIPIESIPGIEETGWKPASRATRGQLLEESQDADVLAGLLKSVLNSVKNHEDSWPFRQPVDRHVVKDYYDHIKYPMDLKTMSERLKSHYYVSRRLFIADMMRIFTNCKFYNLPETEYYQCAENLQQYFQTKMKEIGLWDK, from the exons AT GTTATGTTTTCTTCCTTCAGCTGATATAAATTCGACTATGTCAGATCAAGTTACTGACCCCGCAGATCCTTCTGGTAGTAATACCAAGGATCAAACAGGTCAAAAGACGTTAAATTTCCAAGGAAAAACTGATCAGTACGCTTCGAGATTAATAAATTTACAGAGAATACAACAGAAGAAACAAGCCGTTCTTTCGTTGCcatataataagaaattattaaaactagCAGTTTATTCCAAATGCCAG GCTGAAAAATGCGATTGTATCGGTTGGAAAAGGGTGGATAGTAATCAACAGAATCCCACGTTTACGGATCCTTGTAGATGCGAGCATCTTCTAG aGATGCATATATCACATTTGGTGGATAAACCGGAACAAGAACTCAACCGACTTTTGAGTATGGTTGTCGACGTGGATAACATGTATACGGCAATGAGTAAAGAAGAAAACCAAGAAACCCACAAAGTATACTTATATTTATTCAGG CTATTAAGGAAGTGCGTTTTAACCCTCGATAAACCCGTTGTGGAGGGCCCTTTGGGCCAGCCGCCCTTCCAGAAACCCAGTATCCACAAGGCCGttacaaatttattgatttacaAGTTTTCTCACATCAGCCAACAAGAATTGAAGACCATGTACGAGTTAGTCAAAATATTGTTCCATTGCTTGAACACTTGGGATTTCCCTTGTCCCAGTAGCCAGAAGCACATCGTCAGCCAAGAAGAAGCCATGAAATACAAAATCGAGTATACGAG GTGGTTGGTATTTTGTTATGTCCCAACTTTCTGCGATTCGTTGCAACACTTTGACACCACCATGGTATTCGGAAGGACGTTATTGAGGGCGATATTCAAATATATACGCAAACAAATCATGGATCAATTTTATAGGGAACGGGATACGATGCCTTCCGATAGGAGACAATTTCTTTTAACGAATTTCCCCCCGTTCTTGAGTCAATTGGACGAAGAAATTTACGCATCAAATTCCCCAATTTGGGATCCCGATTTCAAATCGACTTCTTTACATTTTCAATCGTTACTCGATTCGAGGTTAAGGG GGGGCGCCGGTACTTCCAAGAAAACCGAATTCGAAAAAGTCACTTTGGGACACAGCGACAGGGAAGGCTTCACGACGTCTTCCCTAAATACCACCAAAACCGCCAGAACCTCCGAAATGCCAATCAGAGAAGCCAAAAGAAGAAAATTCGCGTCCGAAGACCATTTCGAAGACATACCCAAAGAGACGGTCGCCGAAATAATCGCCACCATCGACGATCCCAATTACATGACAGGTCCCGAC ATGGTGTTTTCCGAAGACGCTTCCGCCACGGACGAAATACCGAAGTTGGAGGAGCAGCAGAACATCATCCAACTCCACGTCGTCGGCAACAGTCTGACCAAACCTGTCGCCAAACAGACCATGTTGTGGTTGATCGGTTTGCAAAACGTTTTTTCCCACCAACTGCCCCGGATGCCCATCGAGTACATCACTCAGCTGCTATTCGATCC aaaacatcgaacGATCGCCCTGATTCAGGACAACCGTCCCATCGGTGGGATCTGTTTCAGACCGTTCCAGACGCAGGGTTTTAcggaaattgttttttgtgcCGTTACTTCCATTAAACAGGTCAAAGGGTACGGTACGCATTTGATGAATCATTTGAAAGATTATCATATTTCTAAAGGGATTCTACATTTTTTGACTTTCGCCGATGAAAATGCCACAG GGTACTTCGAAAAACAGGGTTTCTCCAAAGATATCAAATTGAATAGGGCCGTCTACCAAGGTTACATAAAAGATTACGTCGGTGCTACGTTGATGCATTGCGAATTAAATCCAAAAATAGTTTATACGGAATTTACTAGTATGGTGAGGAAACAGAAGAAATTCGTCAAACAATTGATTTATCAACAACAGAACAACGTTTCCAAAGTGCACCCCGGTTTGACGTTCTTCAAAGAAG gtGTTCGAAGTATCCCCATCGAATCGATTCCCGGTATAGAGGAGACCGGTTGGAAACCGGCTTCCAGAGCCACCAGGGGTCAGTTATTGGAGGAGTCTCAGGACGCCGACGTTTTAGCGGGACTTTTGAAGAGCGTGCTCAATTCC GTGAAAAATCACGAGGATTCGTGGCCGTTCAGACAACCGGTCGATAGGCACGTCGTAAAGGATTATTACGATCATATTAAATATCCGATgg atTTGAAAACAATGAGTGAAAGATTGAAATCTCACTATTACGTTTCGAGGCGACTTTTCATCGCCGATATGATGAGGATTTTCACTAATTgtaaattctacaatttacccGAAACCGAATATTATCAATGCGCCGAAAATTTGCAGCAGTATTTCCAAACGAAAATGAAGGAAATTGGCTTGTGGGATAAATAG
- the LOC130891951 gene encoding histone acetyltransferase KAT2A isoform X2 encodes MSDQVTDPADPSGSNTKDQTGQKTLNFQGKTDQYASRLINLQRIQQKKQAVLSLPYNKKLLKLAVYSKCQAEKCDCIGWKRVDSNQQNPTFTDPCRCEHLLEMHISHLVDKPEQELNRLLSMVVDVDNMYTAMSKEENQETHKVYLYLFRLLRKCVLTLDKPVVEGPLGQPPFQKPSIHKAVTNLLIYKFSHISQQELKTMYELVKILFHCLNTWDFPCPSSQKHIVSQEEAMKYKIEYTRWLVFCYVPTFCDSLQHFDTTMVFGRTLLRAIFKYIRKQIMDQFYRERDTMPSDRRQFLLTNFPPFLSQLDEEIYASNSPIWDPDFKSTSLHFQSLLDSRLRGGAGTSKKTEFEKVTLGHSDREGFTTSSLNTTKTARTSEMPIREAKRRKFASEDHFEDIPKETVAEIIATIDDPNYMTGPDMVFSEDASATDEIPKLEEQQNIIQLHVVGNSLTKPVAKQTMLWLIGLQNVFSHQLPRMPIEYITQLLFDPKHRTIALIQDNRPIGGICFRPFQTQGFTEIVFCAVTSIKQVKGYGTHLMNHLKDYHISKGILHFLTFADENATGYFEKQGFSKDIKLNRAVYQGYIKDYVGATLMHCELNPKIVYTEFTSMVRKQKKFVKQLIYQQQNNVSKVHPGLTFFKEGVRSIPIESIPGIEETGWKPASRATRGQLLEESQDADVLAGLLKSVLNSVKNHEDSWPFRQPVDRHVVKDYYDHIKYPMDLKTMSERLKSHYYVSRRLFIADMMRIFTNCKFYNLPETEYYQCAENLQQYFQTKMKEIGLWDK; translated from the exons ATGTCAGATCAAGTTACTGACCCCGCAGATCCTTCTGGTAGTAATACCAAGGATCAAACAGGTCAAAAGACGTTAAATTTCCAAGGAAAAACTGATCAGTACGCTTCGAGATTAATAAATTTACAGAGAATACAACAGAAGAAACAAGCCGTTCTTTCGTTGCcatataataagaaattattaaaactagCAGTTTATTCCAAATGCCAG GCTGAAAAATGCGATTGTATCGGTTGGAAAAGGGTGGATAGTAATCAACAGAATCCCACGTTTACGGATCCTTGTAGATGCGAGCATCTTCTAG aGATGCATATATCACATTTGGTGGATAAACCGGAACAAGAACTCAACCGACTTTTGAGTATGGTTGTCGACGTGGATAACATGTATACGGCAATGAGTAAAGAAGAAAACCAAGAAACCCACAAAGTATACTTATATTTATTCAGG CTATTAAGGAAGTGCGTTTTAACCCTCGATAAACCCGTTGTGGAGGGCCCTTTGGGCCAGCCGCCCTTCCAGAAACCCAGTATCCACAAGGCCGttacaaatttattgatttacaAGTTTTCTCACATCAGCCAACAAGAATTGAAGACCATGTACGAGTTAGTCAAAATATTGTTCCATTGCTTGAACACTTGGGATTTCCCTTGTCCCAGTAGCCAGAAGCACATCGTCAGCCAAGAAGAAGCCATGAAATACAAAATCGAGTATACGAG GTGGTTGGTATTTTGTTATGTCCCAACTTTCTGCGATTCGTTGCAACACTTTGACACCACCATGGTATTCGGAAGGACGTTATTGAGGGCGATATTCAAATATATACGCAAACAAATCATGGATCAATTTTATAGGGAACGGGATACGATGCCTTCCGATAGGAGACAATTTCTTTTAACGAATTTCCCCCCGTTCTTGAGTCAATTGGACGAAGAAATTTACGCATCAAATTCCCCAATTTGGGATCCCGATTTCAAATCGACTTCTTTACATTTTCAATCGTTACTCGATTCGAGGTTAAGGG GGGGCGCCGGTACTTCCAAGAAAACCGAATTCGAAAAAGTCACTTTGGGACACAGCGACAGGGAAGGCTTCACGACGTCTTCCCTAAATACCACCAAAACCGCCAGAACCTCCGAAATGCCAATCAGAGAAGCCAAAAGAAGAAAATTCGCGTCCGAAGACCATTTCGAAGACATACCCAAAGAGACGGTCGCCGAAATAATCGCCACCATCGACGATCCCAATTACATGACAGGTCCCGAC ATGGTGTTTTCCGAAGACGCTTCCGCCACGGACGAAATACCGAAGTTGGAGGAGCAGCAGAACATCATCCAACTCCACGTCGTCGGCAACAGTCTGACCAAACCTGTCGCCAAACAGACCATGTTGTGGTTGATCGGTTTGCAAAACGTTTTTTCCCACCAACTGCCCCGGATGCCCATCGAGTACATCACTCAGCTGCTATTCGATCC aaaacatcgaacGATCGCCCTGATTCAGGACAACCGTCCCATCGGTGGGATCTGTTTCAGACCGTTCCAGACGCAGGGTTTTAcggaaattgttttttgtgcCGTTACTTCCATTAAACAGGTCAAAGGGTACGGTACGCATTTGATGAATCATTTGAAAGATTATCATATTTCTAAAGGGATTCTACATTTTTTGACTTTCGCCGATGAAAATGCCACAG GGTACTTCGAAAAACAGGGTTTCTCCAAAGATATCAAATTGAATAGGGCCGTCTACCAAGGTTACATAAAAGATTACGTCGGTGCTACGTTGATGCATTGCGAATTAAATCCAAAAATAGTTTATACGGAATTTACTAGTATGGTGAGGAAACAGAAGAAATTCGTCAAACAATTGATTTATCAACAACAGAACAACGTTTCCAAAGTGCACCCCGGTTTGACGTTCTTCAAAGAAG gtGTTCGAAGTATCCCCATCGAATCGATTCCCGGTATAGAGGAGACCGGTTGGAAACCGGCTTCCAGAGCCACCAGGGGTCAGTTATTGGAGGAGTCTCAGGACGCCGACGTTTTAGCGGGACTTTTGAAGAGCGTGCTCAATTCC GTGAAAAATCACGAGGATTCGTGGCCGTTCAGACAACCGGTCGATAGGCACGTCGTAAAGGATTATTACGATCATATTAAATATCCGATgg atTTGAAAACAATGAGTGAAAGATTGAAATCTCACTATTACGTTTCGAGGCGACTTTTCATCGCCGATATGATGAGGATTTTCACTAATTgtaaattctacaatttacccGAAACCGAATATTATCAATGCGCCGAAAATTTGCAGCAGTATTTCCAAACGAAAATGAAGGAAATTGGCTTGTGGGATAAATAG